A part of Streptomyces sp. NBC_01451 genomic DNA contains:
- the purQ gene encoding phosphoribosylformylglycinamidine synthase subunit PurQ produces MTARIGVVTFPGSLDDRDTQRAIRLAGAEPVALWHKDKDLGQVDAVVLPGGFSYGDYLRAGAISRFSPVMESVIEQAKSGMPVLGICNGFQILTEAHLLPGAMLGNNHLHFICRDQKLRVENADTAWTVDYDAGQEIHIPLKNMDGRYVADERTLDELEAEGRVVFRYRDFNPNGSLRDIAGITNAAGNVVGLMPHPEHAVEPLIGSGRTDGLPFFTSILKKLVNA; encoded by the coding sequence GTGACTGCTCGTATTGGAGTCGTCACCTTTCCGGGTTCCCTGGACGACCGGGACACCCAGCGCGCGATCCGCCTCGCGGGTGCCGAGCCGGTAGCCCTCTGGCACAAGGACAAGGACCTGGGGCAGGTCGACGCGGTAGTTCTGCCCGGCGGATTCTCCTACGGCGACTATCTGCGCGCGGGTGCCATCTCGCGTTTCTCGCCGGTGATGGAGTCGGTCATCGAGCAGGCGAAGTCGGGCATGCCGGTCCTCGGCATCTGCAACGGCTTCCAGATTCTCACCGAGGCACACCTCCTCCCGGGCGCGATGCTCGGCAACAACCACCTGCACTTCATCTGCCGCGACCAGAAGCTGCGGGTGGAGAACGCGGACACCGCCTGGACCGTCGACTACGACGCCGGCCAGGAGATCCACATCCCGCTGAAGAACATGGACGGCCGGTACGTCGCCGACGAGCGCACGCTCGACGAACTGGAGGCGGAGGGCCGGGTCGTCTTCCGGTACCGCGACTTCAACCCGAACGGCTCGCTCCGGGACATCGCCGGCATCACGAACGCCGCCGGGAACGTCGTGGGCCTCATGCCGCACCCGGAGCACGCCGTCGAGCCGCTCATCGGGTCGGGCCGCACCGACGGCCTCCCCTTCTTCACCTCGATCCTCAAGAAGCTGGTCAACGCATGA
- the purS gene encoding phosphoribosylformylglycinamidine synthase subunit PurS: MARVVVDVMLKPEILDPQGQAVQRALPRLGFEGVSDVRQGKRFELEVDGPVDDAVLARIHDLAESFLANTVIEDFTVKVEEMVGEEK, from the coding sequence GTGGCACGCGTCGTAGTCGACGTCATGCTCAAGCCGGAGATCCTCGACCCCCAGGGCCAGGCGGTGCAGCGTGCACTGCCGCGTCTCGGTTTCGAGGGTGTCTCCGACGTACGTCAGGGAAAGCGATTCGAACTGGAAGTTGACGGACCGGTGGACGACGCCGTGCTCGCCCGCATCCATGATCTTGCGGAATCCTTCCTCGCCAACACCGTGATCGAGGACTTCACCGTGAAGGTGGAGGAGATGGTGGGGGAAGAGAAGTGA
- a CDS encoding histone-like nucleoid-structuring protein Lsr2, producing the protein MAQRVVVTLSDDIDGSEAAETIAFGLDGKSYEIDLNQTNAKKLRKALEPYVEAGRKRSRSGKAYKQTEVAPDPSAVRAWALANKFDVPTRGRIPKKVYEAFTAAQ; encoded by the coding sequence GTGGCTCAGCGTGTCGTGGTCACACTCTCAGACGACATCGACGGCTCGGAAGCGGCGGAAACCATCGCCTTCGGACTCGACGGCAAGTCGTACGAGATCGACCTGAATCAAACGAATGCCAAGAAACTGCGTAAGGCCCTGGAGCCGTACGTGGAGGCCGGCCGCAAGCGGTCGCGCTCCGGCAAGGCGTACAAGCAGACGGAGGTCGCCCCCGACCCGTCGGCGGTCCGGGCCTGGGCCCTCGCCAACAAGTTCGACGTACCGACGCGCGGGCGCATCCCCAAGAAGGTGTACGAGGCCTTCACCGCCGCCCAGTAG
- a CDS encoding ABC transporter ATP-binding protein has product METNEHEHVIEVTDLRRVYGGGFEAVRGVSFSVGRGEIFALLGTNGAGKTSTVELLEGLAPSAGGRVRVLGHDPYTERALVRPRTGVMLQEGGFPSELTVGETARMWAGCTSGARPEAEALALVGLARRTDVRVKQLSGGERRRLDLALAILGNPEVLFLDEPTTGLDAEGRRATWELVRELRAGGTTVLLTTHYLEEAENLADRLAILHEGRIAAAGTPTEVTASQPSRISFELPSGYFVGDLPPLGPLGVSGYEEDGRVVLLRTHELQRAATRLLVWAEEAGVTLRGLDVRSASLEEAFLRIAREASAGVKGVEGVESPVVAEERVA; this is encoded by the coding sequence ATGGAAACCAACGAACACGAACACGTGATTGAGGTCACTGACCTGCGGCGTGTGTACGGGGGCGGGTTCGAGGCGGTGCGCGGGGTGTCGTTCTCCGTGGGCCGCGGGGAGATCTTCGCCCTGCTGGGCACGAACGGCGCGGGCAAGACGTCGACCGTCGAACTGCTGGAAGGGCTGGCGCCGTCGGCCGGGGGGCGCGTGCGGGTGCTGGGCCATGATCCGTACACCGAGCGGGCCCTCGTACGGCCGCGTACCGGCGTGATGCTCCAGGAGGGCGGCTTCCCGTCCGAGCTGACCGTAGGCGAGACCGCGCGGATGTGGGCCGGGTGCACGAGCGGAGCGCGGCCCGAGGCGGAGGCGCTGGCGCTCGTCGGGCTGGCGCGGCGCACCGACGTACGCGTGAAGCAGTTGTCCGGAGGCGAGCGGCGGCGGCTCGACCTCGCGCTCGCGATCCTCGGCAACCCCGAGGTGCTGTTCCTCGACGAACCGACGACCGGACTCGACGCCGAAGGGCGCCGCGCCACCTGGGAGTTGGTACGGGAGCTGCGTGCCGGCGGGACGACCGTGCTGCTCACCACGCACTACCTGGAAGAGGCCGAGAACCTCGCGGACCGTCTCGCCATCCTCCACGAGGGGCGCATCGCCGCCGCCGGAACACCCACCGAGGTGACCGCCTCGCAGCCGTCCCGGATCTCCTTCGAACTGCCCTCCGGGTACTTCGTCGGCGACCTGCCGCCGCTCGGCCCGCTCGGCGTGAGCGGGTACGAGGAGGACGGACGGGTCGTACTGCTGCGGACCCATGAACTCCAGCGCGCGGCAACGCGGTTGCTGGTCTGGGCCGAGGAGGCCGGGGTCACTCTGCGGGGACTGGACGTGCGGTCGGCGTCGCTGGAGGAGGCGTTTCTGCGGATCGCGCGGGAGGCGTCGGCAGGCGTGAAGGGTGTGGAGGGTGTGGAGAGTCCCGTCGTCGCCGAGGAGCGTGTCGCGTGA
- a CDS encoding ABC transporter permease, whose product MRALALAESTLFLRNKGTLVAALFVPLVLPFSVRTAMSDADLKEAGLNVGTLVLPASVGFSLLFAVYAALVGVFVARREELVLKRLRTGELRDVEILTGSALPAVATGVVQCLLLTLGCTVLLDLDAPSAPQLAVIGLLLGLLTAVALAALTASFSRTTESAQVTSLPLMLLSFIGSGITVPLEFLPDRLASFCELLPLTPAITLVRGAWTGDLSAYEALGAVLTGLAWTVLSVFAVRRWFRWEPRR is encoded by the coding sequence ATGCGGGCCCTGGCGCTGGCGGAGTCGACGTTGTTCCTGCGCAACAAGGGCACGCTCGTCGCCGCCCTGTTCGTGCCGCTGGTGCTGCCGTTCAGTGTGCGGACCGCCATGTCGGACGCGGACCTGAAAGAGGCCGGACTCAACGTCGGGACGCTCGTCCTGCCCGCCTCCGTCGGCTTCTCGCTGCTCTTCGCCGTGTACGCGGCCCTCGTGGGCGTCTTCGTCGCCCGGCGCGAGGAACTCGTCCTCAAACGGCTGCGCACCGGCGAGCTGCGCGACGTCGAGATCCTCACCGGGTCGGCGCTCCCGGCGGTCGCGACAGGCGTCGTACAGTGCCTGCTGCTGACCCTCGGCTGTACCGTCCTGCTCGATCTCGACGCGCCGTCGGCACCCCAACTCGCCGTCATCGGGCTGTTGTTGGGCCTGCTGACCGCTGTGGCGCTGGCCGCTCTCACCGCCAGCTTCAGCCGGACCACCGAGAGCGCGCAGGTCACCTCGCTGCCGCTGATGCTTCTCTCGTTCATCGGCTCCGGGATCACCGTCCCGCTGGAGTTTCTGCCCGACCGGCTCGCCTCGTTCTGCGAGCTGCTCCCGCTGACGCCCGCGATCACCCTCGTACGCGGCGCCTGGACCGGTGACCTCTCGGCGTACGAGGCCCTGGGTGCCGTACTGACCGGCCTGGCCTGGACCGTCCTGTCGGTGTTTGCTGTACGACGGTGGTTCCGCTGGGAACCGCGGCGGTAG
- a CDS encoding sensor histidine kinase, whose product MRRPGSWWGRKSTPAKVETYTRWSFHLFPFVEVTAIGLPILGQAGARLAPWLFLLVCVHSVLCAVTASRALDWVRGTREQPLRLLAVLGAITAGTGVVALVLVTRGPGGEDMETAAGSLFAGAISFGVGTLTLGMRSRLRMLGLVAGLAAGTVAVALPLGLPVGTALGTGLAVLVGAGFIALTYSFSVWLLKAVYELDEARETRARLAVAEERLRFGRDLHDVMGRNLAVIALKSELAVQLARRERPEAVDQMIEVQRIARESQREVRDVVRGYREADLGAELLGARGVLAAAGISCEVTGEAAGLPGEVQSALGWVVREATTNVLRHGDAGWCGVGVRVGDGRVVLTVENDGVVGGRESGEGSGAGAGTGLVGLRERLSAVDGRLEAGIVGAGGDRFRVVATVPLPTGPGAGSGAGSDAGAVVSGVTS is encoded by the coding sequence ATGCGCAGGCCCGGGAGCTGGTGGGGGCGGAAGAGCACGCCGGCGAAGGTGGAGACGTACACGCGCTGGTCGTTTCATCTGTTCCCCTTCGTCGAGGTGACCGCGATCGGACTGCCCATCCTCGGGCAGGCGGGGGCACGGCTCGCGCCCTGGCTGTTCCTGCTGGTGTGCGTGCACTCCGTGCTCTGCGCGGTGACCGCGTCCCGGGCGCTGGACTGGGTCCGCGGGACCCGGGAACAGCCGTTGCGGCTGCTGGCCGTACTCGGCGCCATCACTGCGGGGACCGGGGTCGTGGCTCTCGTCCTGGTCACGCGCGGGCCGGGCGGCGAGGACATGGAGACCGCCGCCGGCAGCCTGTTCGCCGGGGCGATCTCCTTCGGCGTCGGCACCCTCACCCTCGGCATGCGCAGCAGGCTGCGGATGCTGGGGCTGGTGGCCGGGCTGGCCGCGGGCACGGTCGCCGTCGCCCTCCCGCTGGGCCTCCCGGTGGGAACGGCCCTCGGCACGGGGCTGGCCGTCCTGGTCGGCGCCGGATTCATCGCACTCACCTACTCCTTCTCCGTCTGGCTGCTCAAGGCCGTGTACGAACTCGACGAGGCCCGCGAGACCCGGGCCCGGCTCGCCGTCGCCGAGGAGCGGCTGCGGTTCGGGCGCGATCTGCACGACGTGATGGGACGGAACCTGGCGGTGATCGCCCTCAAGAGCGAACTGGCCGTGCAGCTCGCCCGGCGCGAACGGCCCGAGGCCGTCGACCAGATGATCGAGGTGCAGCGGATCGCACGGGAGTCGCAGCGGGAGGTACGGGATGTCGTACGGGGGTACCGCGAGGCCGACCTCGGTGCGGAACTCCTGGGCGCGCGGGGGGTGTTGGCCGCCGCGGGCATCTCGTGCGAGGTCACCGGGGAAGCGGCCGGGCTGCCCGGCGAGGTGCAGTCGGCGCTCGGGTGGGTGGTCCGGGAGGCGACGACCAACGTGCTGCGGCACGGGGATGCCGGGTGGTGCGGAGTGGGGGTACGGGTTGGTGACGGGCGGGTGGTGCTGACGGTGGAGAACGACGGCGTCGTGGGCGGCAGGGAATCCGGTGAGGGCTCCGGGGCGGGTGCGGGGACCGGACTTGTCGGGCTGCGGGAGCGGCTGTCCGCCGTCGACGGACGGCTGGAGGCGGGCATCGTGGGCGCCGGCGGGGACCGGTTCCGGGTGGTCGCCACCGTGCCCCTGCCCACAGGCCCGGGGGCGGGCTCGGGGGCGGGGTCTGACGCAGGGGCCGTTGTGAGCGGGGTCACTTCATGA
- a CDS encoding response regulator transcription factor, whose protein sequence is MSGVRLLLADDEHLIRGALAALLGLEDDLVVVAEAATGPEALAMARAHRPDVAVLDLEMPGADGVKVATSLRAELPECRVLIVTSHGRPGHLKRALEAGVRGFVPKTVSAQRLAEIIRTVHAGNRYVDPELAADAISAGDSPLTPREAEVLELAADGAPVAEIAERAALSQGTVRNYLSSAVSKLGAENRHSAVRLARLRGWV, encoded by the coding sequence ATGAGCGGTGTACGGCTGCTGCTCGCCGACGACGAGCACCTCATCCGGGGTGCGCTGGCCGCGCTGCTCGGTCTGGAGGACGATCTCGTGGTCGTCGCCGAGGCCGCCACCGGGCCCGAGGCGCTGGCCATGGCCCGGGCGCACCGGCCCGACGTCGCGGTGCTCGACCTTGAGATGCCGGGCGCGGACGGTGTGAAGGTCGCCACATCGCTGCGGGCCGAACTGCCGGAGTGCCGGGTGCTGATCGTGACCAGCCACGGCAGGCCCGGACATCTGAAGCGGGCGCTTGAGGCGGGTGTGCGGGGGTTCGTCCCCAAGACGGTCAGCGCGCAGCGGCTCGCCGAGATCATCCGTACCGTGCACGCCGGAAACCGTTACGTCGACCCCGAGTTGGCCGCCGACGCGATCTCCGCCGGGGACTCGCCGCTCACCCCGCGCGAGGCCGAGGTGCTCGAACTCGCCGCCGACGGCGCGCCGGTCGCGGAGATCGCGGAACGGGCCGCGCTGTCGCAGGGGACCGTACGCAACTATCTGTCGTCGGCCGTCTCGAAGCTCGGGGCGGAGAACCGGCATTCGGCTGTACGGCTCGCGCGGCTCCGCGGTTGGGTATAG
- a CDS encoding phosphoribosylaminoimidazolesuccinocarboxamide synthase, with protein MSGFVEKPEPLQVPGLVHLHTGKVRDLYQNEAGDLVMVASDRMSAFDWVLRTEIPDKGRVLTQLSLWWFDQLADLAPNHVLSTELPPGAPADWAGRTLICKSLRMMPVECVARGYLTGSGLTEYNASRTVCGLALPEGLTDGSELPAPIFTPATKAAVGEHDENVSYEEVARQIGAESAAQLRQATLAVYSRARDIARDRGIILADTKFEFGYESTAAGETLILADEVLTPDSSRFWPADRWEPGHAQPSFDKQFVRDWLTSPESGWVRAGEQPPPPLPQHVTDATRAKYIEAYERLTGLSWT; from the coding sequence GTGTCCGGATTCGTAGAAAAGCCCGAGCCCCTCCAGGTTCCGGGTCTGGTGCATCTGCACACCGGCAAGGTGCGCGACCTGTACCAGAACGAGGCGGGCGACCTCGTGATGGTCGCCAGCGACCGCATGTCCGCCTTCGACTGGGTGCTGCGGACGGAGATCCCCGACAAGGGCCGCGTCCTCACCCAGCTCTCGCTCTGGTGGTTCGACCAGCTCGCCGACCTGGCCCCCAACCACGTCCTGAGCACCGAACTCCCACCGGGCGCCCCCGCCGACTGGGCGGGCCGCACCCTGATCTGCAAGTCCCTGCGCATGATGCCGGTGGAGTGCGTGGCCCGCGGCTACCTCACCGGCTCCGGCCTCACCGAGTACAACGCGTCCCGTACGGTCTGCGGCCTGGCCCTCCCCGAGGGTCTCACCGACGGCTCCGAGCTCCCCGCCCCGATCTTCACCCCGGCCACGAAGGCCGCGGTCGGCGAGCACGACGAGAACGTGTCGTACGAGGAGGTCGCCCGCCAGATCGGCGCCGAGTCCGCCGCCCAGCTCCGCCAGGCGACCCTCGCCGTGTACTCCCGCGCCCGCGACATCGCCCGTGACCGGGGCATCATCCTCGCGGACACGAAGTTCGAGTTCGGCTACGAGAGCACGGCGGCAGGCGAGACCCTCATCCTCGCCGACGAGGTCCTCACCCCGGACTCGTCCCGCTTCTGGCCGGCCGACCGGTGGGAGCCGGGCCACGCGCAGCCCTCGTTCGACAAGCAGTTCGTACGGGACTGGCTCACGTCCCCGGAATCCGGCTGGGTCCGCGCCGGCGAGCAGCCCCCGCCGCCGCTCCCGCAGCACGTCACCGACGCGACCCGCGCGAAGTACATCGAGGCGTACGAGCGCCTGACGGGCCTGAGCTGGACATAG
- a CDS encoding N,N-dimethylformamidase beta subunit family domain-containing protein codes for MGPQPIRRWESGALAHAVTDPFGLGPVPWLRGSETYFDDTGHVVPWYVDSLEPAATAASTVPTRTRDTGIPAPRTSRTASLTTGGPRAADDVHRQIKGFVSTGPASPGEAVDFHITVDPPQEFAVDIYRIGHYGGDGAAKITTSPRLSGIVQPPPLTADRTVSCHHWWLSWRLQIPSYWNVGAYVAVLTTADGYRSHIPFTVRDNHPADLLLLLPDITWQAYNLYPEDGRTGASLYHAWDEQGRLLGEADAATTVSFDRPYAGAGLPLHVGHAYDFIRFAERYGYDVAYADARDLHAGRVDPTRYRGLVFPGHDEYWSTAMRRTTELARESGTSLVFLSANTMYWQVELAPSPSGVPDRLLTCRKRRGPGKSALWREIDRPEQQLIGIQYAGRVPEPTPLIVRNADHWMWEATGAHDGDEIDGMVAGEADRYFPRTQLPEHDDRVLLAHSPYADSEGTLRHQETSLYRSPSGALVFASGTFAWSPSLDRPGHVDARVQRATANLLDRICKRD; via the coding sequence ATGGGACCGCAGCCGATCCGCCGCTGGGAGTCCGGAGCACTCGCGCACGCCGTCACGGACCCCTTCGGTCTGGGCCCCGTCCCCTGGCTCCGAGGCAGCGAGACCTACTTCGACGACACCGGTCACGTCGTCCCCTGGTATGTGGATTCCTTAGAACCCGCCGCCACAGCCGCCTCCACCGTCCCCACACGCACGAGGGACACCGGAATCCCCGCCCCCCGCACCTCCCGCACCGCGTCCCTCACCACCGGTGGCCCCCGTGCCGCCGACGACGTGCACCGTCAGATCAAGGGGTTCGTCTCCACCGGCCCCGCCTCCCCCGGCGAGGCCGTCGACTTCCACATCACGGTCGACCCGCCGCAGGAGTTCGCCGTGGACATCTACCGCATCGGCCACTACGGCGGTGACGGCGCCGCGAAGATCACCACCAGCCCTCGCCTCTCCGGCATCGTCCAGCCCCCGCCGCTCACCGCCGACCGCACCGTCTCCTGCCACCACTGGTGGCTCTCCTGGCGGCTGCAGATCCCGTCGTACTGGAACGTCGGGGCGTACGTCGCCGTCCTCACCACCGCCGACGGCTACCGCTCCCACATCCCCTTCACGGTCCGCGACAACCACCCGGCGGACCTGCTGCTCCTCCTGCCGGACATCACCTGGCAGGCGTACAACCTCTACCCGGAGGACGGCCGCACCGGCGCGAGCCTCTACCACGCCTGGGACGAGCAGGGCCGGCTCCTCGGCGAGGCCGATGCCGCGACCACCGTCTCCTTCGACCGCCCGTACGCGGGGGCCGGCCTCCCCCTCCACGTCGGTCACGCCTACGACTTCATCCGCTTCGCCGAGCGCTACGGCTACGACGTCGCCTACGCCGACGCCCGTGACCTGCACGCCGGCCGGGTCGACCCCACCCGCTACCGGGGCCTGGTCTTCCCGGGCCACGACGAGTACTGGTCCACGGCGATGCGCCGCACCACCGAACTCGCCCGCGAGAGCGGCACGTCCCTCGTCTTCCTCTCCGCCAACACCATGTACTGGCAGGTGGAGCTCGCCCCGTCCCCGTCCGGCGTCCCGGACCGCCTCCTCACCTGCCGGAAGCGCCGCGGCCCCGGAAAATCGGCCCTGTGGCGCGAAATCGACCGCCCCGAGCAGCAGTTGATCGGCATCCAGTACGCGGGCCGGGTCCCCGAACCCACCCCCCTGATCGTCCGGAACGCCGACCACTGGATGTGGGAGGCGACCGGCGCCCACGACGGCGACGAGATCGACGGCATGGTGGCCGGGGAGGCCGACCGCTACTTCCCGCGCACCCAGCTCCCCGAGCACGACGACCGCGTCCTCCTCGCCCACTCCCCGTACGCCGACAGCGAAGGCACCCTCCGCCACCAGGAGACCTCCCTCTACCGGTCCCCGTCCGGAGCCCTGGTCTTCGCGTCCGGAACGTTCGCCTGGTCCCCGTCCCTGGACCGCCCCGGCCATGTGGACGCCCGGGTCCAGCGGGCCACCGCGAACCTCCTCGACCGCATCTGCAAACGGGACTGA